The Janthinobacterium tructae genome contains the following window.
ACGCGCAGCGAGATCGTCTTCAAGGTGATTTTGCCGGGCATCACGGCCGATATTCTGACGGGCGTGCGCCTGGCCATCGGCATCATCTGGATCGTGCTGGTGCCGGCGGAAATGCTGGGCGTGTCGGCCGGCCTCGGCTACTTCATCCTCGACACGCGCGACCGCCTCGCGTATTCGGAGCTGATGGCCGCCATCGTGCTGATCGGGATTTTAGGGTTTATGCTCGACTACCTGGCCCGCGCCGCCCACGCGCGCTGGCTGCACGTCAAGAATTAAGCTGTTCCAGCGGCAGCGCAGCGGCCACCGCCGCCTGCGTTGCCGCCGCCAGCTCACGCCGGTGCGCGTCGGCCGTAGCAACGGAAGCCAGACAGGTCAGGCGCGCCGTAATCGGTGGGCCACTCAGAATCGCCACCATGCTTTGCGCAAAGCTCATCTCGCCGATGAAATCGACGGCGTGATGCAAGTCCCCCTTGTCATCCACATACACGAGCGCGAACGGCTGCACCGGCACTCGCGCATCGATGGCCGCCTCGAACAGGTTCGCGTGAAACGGCAGGATCTGTCCTTGCGCGGCGGTGGTGCCTTCGGGGAAAAACGCAATGCGCTCGCCCGCCGTCAATTTATCCACCAGGCCCTGGAAAATCAGGCGCAGGTCACGCTTGCTGCCGCGCGAAATGAAGATGGTGCCGGCGCGCCCCGCCAGCCAGCCGAGGATAGGCCAGGCGCGGATTTCCGCCTTGGCGACGAAACGGCAGGGATGGACGGCATTGATGACGAAGATGTCGAGCCACGAAACGTGGTTCGCCACCACCATCGCATGGTCGAGTGCCGGCACGCCGTCGGCCGGCAGCGCCACGTGCACGCCGCAGATGTCGAGCAGCTGCGTCGACCAGCGGCGGATGCGCCGGTTGCGCCCCTCCAGGTCCAGCCAGGGGAACAGCACGGCGCTCTTGGCCATGCCGCAGCCCAGGTGAATGGCGATGCGCGCGAGGCGGTAGGTAAGCAGAAGTTTCAAATGACACCAAGGTTGGAAGCAAATCCATACAGCCGCGTAGGTCGGCTTAGCTGCGCCGGTGAGGCGCTGCGTAAGCCGACAGGAGCCGCCATGGACTTGTCGGATTACGCGTACCGCTAATCCGACCTACGGCTCCGATACAAATAATTAGCGCTGAAACGCCACCTGTCCGGCCACGATGGTCGCCTTGACGATGCCGCTCAGCTCATAGCCGAGGAAAGGCGTGTGCTTGCCCTGGCTGGCCAGCGACGCCGACGACACGGTCCAGCGCGCGGCGGGATCGAAGACACAGATGTCGGCCGCTTCGCCCACGGCCAGGCTGCCGGCCGGAATACCGGCGACCCTGGCCGCATCCGACGTGACCTTGGCCACCGCGCGCGCCAGTGGACGCGCGCCCGCTTGCGGCTGCGCCAGCGCATAGTCGTCAGCCCATTTCAGGGCCAGCGACAGCAGCAGTTCCAGGCCCGTGGCGCCGGGCGAGGCTTCGCCGAAAGGCAGCAGTTTTTCATCGTCGTCGACGGGTGTGTGATCCGAGCACATGGCGTCGACCGTGCCGTCGAGCAGGCCGGCGCGGATCGCATCGCGGTCGCGCTGGCTGCGGAATGGCGGTGTGACGCGCGCGTTCGAATCGAAAAAGCCGATATCGGCATCCGTCAGGTGCACGTGGTGCACGCCCACGTCGCAGGTGACGGGCAAGCCTTCTGCCTTGGCCGCGCGGATCAGCTCCAGGCCCGCCGCCGACGAGATGCGGCACAGGTGCACGCGCGCGCGGCTGGCGCGCATCAATTCAAAGATCGTGTGCAGGGCGATGGTTTCGGACATCACGGGTACGCCCGACAGGCCCAGGCGCGAGGCCAGCGGGCCGCTGTGGGCGATGCCGCCGCGGCCGATATGCGGATCCTGCGGGCGCAGCCAGACGGTGTAGCCGAAGGTGTTCGCGTACTGCATCGCGCGCAGCAGCACGGTGGTGTCTTCGATCGGTTCCTCCGCCTGTGCGAAGCCGATGCAGCCCGCTTCCGTCAGTTCCGCCATTTCCGTCAGCGACTTGCCTTTCAAGCCCATGGTCAGCGCGCCCAGCGGGTGCACGTGGGCCTTGTTCTGCGTCTTGGCGCGGTATTTCAGCATCTCCACCAGGCCCGGCTCATCTAACACCGGGTCGGTGTCGGGCGGGCACACCAGGCTCGTGACGCCGCCTTGCAGGGCCGCCTGCAGTTCCGACTCCAGCGTCGCCTTGTATTCGTAGCCCGGCTCGCGCAGGCGCGCGGACAGGTCGACCAGGCCGGGGGCCACCACCAGGCCGGCCGCATCAAAGGTGGTATCGGCCTTGAAACCGGCCGGGGCGCTGCCCACGGCCAGCACTTTGCCATCGGCGATAAACAGGTCTTGCAAGCCATCGATGCCGTTGGCAGGGTCGATCAGGTGGCCGTTCTTGATATGTAGTGTCGTCATGCTCGCTTACTCGTCCTTGGGCTATCAGCCCTGATTACCAGCCAAAATACTCATCACCGCCATGCGCACGGCGATACCGAACGTCACCTGCGGCAGGATCACCGCCTGCGGACCGTCGGCCACGGCCGAATCGATTTCCACGCCGCGGTTCATCGGACCCGGATGCATGACGATGGCGTCCGGTTTCGCCAGCGCCAGGCGCTCGGGCGTCAGGCCATAGCTCTTGAAATACTCCTGCGCCGAGGGCAGCAACGCGCCGCTCATGCGTTCATTCTGCAGGCGCAGCATGATGATCACGTCCACGCCCTTGAGGCCTTCATCCATGTTGGTGAAGGTGCGCACGCCCATTTGCTCCAGGCCGCCCGGCAGCAACGTGTGCGGGCCGATGGCGCGCACTTCCGGCACGCCCAGGGTGGTCAGCGCGTGGATGTCGGAACGCGCCACGCGGCTGTGCAGGATGTCGCCCACGATGGCCACCGTCAGGTTGGTGAAATCCTTCTTGTAGTGGCGGATCGTGTACATGTCGAGCAAGCCCTGGGTCGGGTGCGCGTGGCGTCCGTCGCCCGCGTTGACGACGTGTACGTGCGGCTGCTTGGTGTCGATCAGGTGCTTGGCGATCAGGTAGGGCGCGCCCGACTGCGCGTGGCGCACGACGAACATGTCGGCATGCATGGCCGACAGGTTGTCGATGGTGTCGAGCAGGGACTCGCCCTTGCTGGCCGACGAGGCCTGGATATTGAGGTTGATGACATCGGCCGACAGGCGCTTCGAGGCGATCTCGAAGGTGGTGCGGGTGCGCGTGGAGTTTTCAAAGAACAGATTGAAAACGCTCTTGCCGCGCATCAGCGGCACCTTTTTCACATCGCGGTCGGAAATGCCGACGAACGAGGAAGCGGTATCGAGGATGTGGTTGACGATAGACTTCGGCAGGCCTTCAATCGTCAGCAGATGTTGCAGTTCGCCGTGTTTATTCAGTTGCGGATTAAGCATGGTGGGTATCTAGGGTGAGCGTGAATTTTCCATCGTCGGCTTGCTTCAGGACCAGGGCCTGGCCCGCCGGCACGGCAGTGAAGGCAGCCACGAAATCGGCGGCCACCGGCAGCTGGCGCTCGCCGCGGTCGACCAGGGCGGCCAGCATGATCTTGGCCGGACGGCCATAGTCGAACAATTCATTGATGGCCGCGCGCGTGGTGCGACCCGTGTACAGCACGTCGTCGACCAGCAGGATGGTGGCGCCAGCCACGTCGAAGGCGATCTGCGTCGGCTTGACGTCGGCATGCAGGCCTTTCTGGGCGAAGTCGTCACGGTAGAACGACACGTCGAGCACGCCCAGGCGATCGAGCAGGTTCAGGTCGCGCGCCAGGCGTTCGGCCAGCCAGGCGCCGCCCGAATGGATGCCGACGATGGCCACGTTGGGAATGCCCGCCAGGCCGCTCTGCACCTGCTGCAGCAAGACCGCGTACAGGGCCTCGGCGTCGAGTTGGGAAGGATTCGTAGGATGCGGCATAGAGTTCTTAATCATTCAGGGAGGGAGTCTAAGGTCAGATTAATAATTCGCGTCGAAATACTGTTGCAGGATGATGGCGGCGGCGCGGTCATCGATGACTTCGCCGCGTTTGGCGGCGATGACGGCCGAGGAATAACGTTCGTCGACCAGTTCCACCGGCAGGTTGAAGCGGCCATGCACCTGGTTGGCGAAACGGCGGCAACGCGCGCTCATCTCGTGTTCGGTGCCATCCGGATGGCTGGGCAAGCCCACCACGATGCGGCTCGCGCCCCACTCCTTGATCAGGCTATCGATGGCGGCAAACTTCGGCTCATTCGCCGTGGCCGTGATCACGCTGAGCGGCTTGGCCTGGCAAATCATGCTATTGCCGATGGCCACGCCGATGCGTTTCAAGCCGAAATCGAAGGCGAGGATGGTGTCGATGGCGTCACCGCTCATGCGTGTCCGGCTTCCGATGCCAGCATGAGAGGGTCGATACCGAGCAATTTGATGGCGGCCACGTAACGCTGCTCGATGGGGAAGTCGAACAGGATGTCGGCCGAGGCACCCACCGTCAGCCAGCCGTTGCGGCCGATCTCGTCTTCCAGCTGGCCAGGGCTCCAGCCCGAATAGCCGATCGACACCAGCATGCGCTCGGGACCATCGCCCTTGGCGACGGCTTCGAGCACGTCGATCGAGGTGGTAAACGCGATTTCATCGGTCACCGTCAGCGACGAGGAATAGTGCGCGCCCGGCGTATGCAGCACGAAGCCGCGGTCGTCCTGCACGGGGCCGCCGAACATGATCGGTTCATTGATGATGGGCGTGTCGCTGCCGGCCGCCAGTTTCAGATCGATGCGATCGAACAGCACTTCCATGGTCATGTCGGTGGGTTTGTTGATGACGACGCCCAGCACACCGTTTTCATTATGTTCACAAACGTACACGACCGTGCCGCCGAAGACCGGATCTTGCATGGCCGGCATCGCGATCAGGAAATGGTTAGCCAGATTCAAGGTGGAGGAACCGGTCGCGGCCGGCTCTCCCACACCCTGCATCAAACGATGTCCTGGTAGAGTCTGGTCGATTTTACTCTTTTTCATACGCGATGCTCTCTCTGTGGGCTTGCTGGCAAGTCTCGCTTACCCCGCTATCGTACGCCTGGCGCAAGCTGCCGCGAATGCTGGGCGGCGCGCACCATGATGCCAGGCGTTATTCTTGTTATGTTGTGAATTTATTATAATTTAGTCATCAATTCGCCTGGCCTTGCGACTACGCCACGCACGCTTTGCAACTTGCGTCATTTAAACATCACCCTGCATGCGGGCGCATGGCCATGCCAATTGTAAAATTGATTACACAATCGCTGTCGCACATAAGCCACCACGAACATACCCTGTAGTTTACACTGAATTGCCGCCGCAGCGACGCCAAAGGCACGACGTGAGCGGCCATAAAGCCCTGTTGGCGGCAAAAAATGGCCTATCTTTGACCCTGAACACGTAAAAATAATGACAATCAAGACTTCCCTGGTGTGGTTCCGGCGCGATCTGCGCGCATTTGACCATGCTGCATTGCATCACGCCCTGCGCCAGAGCCAGGCCGTGCATTGTGTCTTCGTCTACGACACCGCCATCCTGGCAACGCTGCCGCGCCGCGACCGGCGGGTCGATTTCATCCATGCCAGCGTGGCCGAACTGGCTGACGAGCTACGCCAGCTGGGCGGCGACCTGATCGTGCTGCACGCGGACGCCGCCGAAGCCATCCCGCGCCTGGCCGCCGAGCTGAACGCCGACGCCGTGTTTGCCAACCACGACTACGAAGCGCAAGCGATCGCCCGCGACCGCAGGGTAGCGGCCGCGCTCACGCACGAGACGCGCCTGTGGTTCAGTTTCAAGGACCAGGTGATCTTTGAAAAAGACGAGGTGCTGACGCTTTCGGCCAGGCCGTACACCGTCTACACGCCGTACAAGAATGCCTGGCTGAAGAAAATGCGCGCCGAACCGGGCTGCCTGGCGCCGCTCGATATCGAACCGCATGCGGCCAGCCTGGCGCCGCCGCGCAGCGGCACGCCGGCCCCGCTGCCCACCTTGGGCGAGCTGGGTTTCGAGGCCAGCAACCTGGCCGAACTGGCCATTCCCACCGGCATGTCGGGCGCCAGCACGCTGTTCGAGGATTTCCTGCCGCGCCTGGCCCGCTATGACGTGGCGCGCGATTTCCCTGCCCTGAAGGGGCCGTCCTACCTGTCCATGCATCTGCGCTTCGGCACCGTGTCGCTGCGCTACCTGGTGCGCAGCGTGGTCGACCTGATGGACCGGGGCGGTGGCGGCGACGGCGCGCCCGTGTGGCTGGCCGAACTGATCTGGCGCGATTTCTACGCCATGATTTTGTACCAGAACCCGCATGTGGAAGGCGGCGCCTTCAAGCCGGCCTACGACGCGATCGCCTGGGAAACAGGACCCGAGGCCGATGCCGCGTTTGCCGCCTGGTGCGAGGGGCGCACCGGCTATCCGCTGGTGGACGCGGCCATGGCACAGCTGAACCAGACGGGCTATATGCACAACCGCCTGCGCATGGTCACGGCCTGCTTTTTGATCAAGGATCTGGGCATCGACTGGCGCCGCGGCGAAGCGTATTTCGCGCTGCACCTGAATGACTTCGACCTGGCGTCGAACAACGGCGGCTGGCAATGGGCTTCGTCGTCCGGCTGCGACGCCCAGCCCTACTTCCGCATTTTCAACCCCATCACGCAGTCGGAAAAATTCGATGCGAACGGACGCTTCATCCGCCGCTACCTGCCGCAGCTGAAGGCGCTGGGCGACAAGGAAATCCACGCGCCCTGGCTGGTGCCGCGCATGCTGCTCGAGCAAAAAAACATCGTGCTGGGACGCGACTATCCTGAACCCATCGTGCAGCACGATGAGGCGCGCAAGGAGACCCTGGAGCGCTATGCGGTGGTGAAGGTGGTGGCGTAATCCGGCCGGTGGCGGCGCCAGTGGTGGTGTCGGGTT
Protein-coding sequences here:
- a CDS encoding lysophospholipid acyltransferase family protein, which codes for MKLLLTYRLARIAIHLGCGMAKSAVLFPWLDLEGRNRRIRRWSTQLLDICGVHVALPADGVPALDHAMVVANHVSWLDIFVINAVHPCRFVAKAEIRAWPILGWLAGRAGTIFISRGSKRDLRLIFQGLVDKLTAGERIAFFPEGTTAAQGQILPFHANLFEAAIDARVPVQPFALVYVDDKGDLHHAVDFIGEMSFAQSMVAILSGPPITARLTCLASVATADAHRRELAAATQAAVAAALPLEQLNS
- a CDS encoding cryptochrome/photolyase family protein, whose product is MTIKTSLVWFRRDLRAFDHAALHHALRQSQAVHCVFVYDTAILATLPRRDRRVDFIHASVAELADELRQLGGDLIVLHADAAEAIPRLAAELNADAVFANHDYEAQAIARDRRVAAALTHETRLWFSFKDQVIFEKDEVLTLSARPYTVYTPYKNAWLKKMRAEPGCLAPLDIEPHAASLAPPRSGTPAPLPTLGELGFEASNLAELAIPTGMSGASTLFEDFLPRLARYDVARDFPALKGPSYLSMHLRFGTVSLRYLVRSVVDLMDRGGGGDGAPVWLAELIWRDFYAMILYQNPHVEGGAFKPAYDAIAWETGPEADAAFAAWCEGRTGYPLVDAAMAQLNQTGYMHNRLRMVTACFLIKDLGIDWRRGEAYFALHLNDFDLASNNGGWQWASSSGCDAQPYFRIFNPITQSEKFDANGRFIRRYLPQLKALGDKEIHAPWLVPRMLLEQKNIVLGRDYPEPIVQHDEARKETLERYAVVKVVA
- a CDS encoding dihydroorotase; translated protein: MTTLHIKNGHLIDPANGIDGLQDLFIADGKVLAVGSAPAGFKADTTFDAAGLVVAPGLVDLSARLREPGYEYKATLESELQAALQGGVTSLVCPPDTDPVLDEPGLVEMLKYRAKTQNKAHVHPLGALTMGLKGKSLTEMAELTEAGCIGFAQAEEPIEDTTVLLRAMQYANTFGYTVWLRPQDPHIGRGGIAHSGPLASRLGLSGVPVMSETIALHTIFELMRASRARVHLCRISSAAGLELIRAAKAEGLPVTCDVGVHHVHLTDADIGFFDSNARVTPPFRSQRDRDAIRAGLLDGTVDAMCSDHTPVDDDEKLLPFGEASPGATGLELLLSLALKWADDYALAQPQAGARPLARAVAKVTSDAARVAGIPAGSLAVGEAADICVFDPAARWTVSSASLASQGKHTPFLGYELSGIVKATIVAGQVAFQR
- a CDS encoding YqgE/AlgH family protein, coding for MQGVGEPAATGSSTLNLANHFLIAMPAMQDPVFGGTVVYVCEHNENGVLGVVINKPTDMTMEVLFDRIDLKLAAGSDTPIINEPIMFGGPVQDDRGFVLHTPGAHYSSSLTVTDEIAFTTSIDVLEAVAKGDGPERMLVSIGYSGWSPGQLEDEIGRNGWLTVGASADILFDFPIEQRYVAAIKLLGIDPLMLASEAGHA
- a CDS encoding aspartate carbamoyltransferase catalytic subunit; amino-acid sequence: MLNPQLNKHGELQHLLTIEGLPKSIVNHILDTASSFVGISDRDVKKVPLMRGKSVFNLFFENSTRTRTTFEIASKRLSADVINLNIQASSASKGESLLDTIDNLSAMHADMFVVRHAQSGAPYLIAKHLIDTKQPHVHVVNAGDGRHAHPTQGLLDMYTIRHYKKDFTNLTVAIVGDILHSRVARSDIHALTTLGVPEVRAIGPHTLLPGGLEQMGVRTFTNMDEGLKGVDVIIMLRLQNERMSGALLPSAQEYFKSYGLTPERLALAKPDAIVMHPGPMNRGVEIDSAVADGPQAVILPQVTFGIAVRMAVMSILAGNQG
- the pyrR gene encoding bifunctional pyr operon transcriptional regulator/uracil phosphoribosyltransferase PyrR → MPHPTNPSQLDAEALYAVLLQQVQSGLAGIPNVAIVGIHSGGAWLAERLARDLNLLDRLGVLDVSFYRDDFAQKGLHADVKPTQIAFDVAGATILLVDDVLYTGRTTRAAINELFDYGRPAKIMLAALVDRGERQLPVAADFVAAFTAVPAGQALVLKQADDGKFTLTLDTHHA
- the ruvX gene encoding Holliday junction resolvase RuvX, which gives rise to MSGDAIDTILAFDFGLKRIGVAIGNSMICQAKPLSVITATANEPKFAAIDSLIKEWGASRIVVGLPSHPDGTEHEMSARCRRFANQVHGRFNLPVELVDERYSSAVIAAKRGEVIDDRAAAIILQQYFDANY